One region of Quercus lobata isolate SW786 chromosome 2, ValleyOak3.0 Primary Assembly, whole genome shotgun sequence genomic DNA includes:
- the LOC115974382 gene encoding cyclin-T1-3-like, producing MTDEAPSYTRKWYFSRKEIEDQSPSRKDGIDFKYESHLRESYCQFLQKLGKKINVPQVTIAGGMLLCHRFYIRQSHAKNDWQTIATASMFLASKMEETPRFLKDVVIAGYELMYEWDNLAQQRIKKQSEVFDKQKELILLGERLLLSTIAFDLDSQLPYKPLVAALKTLELSDLSKVAWNFVNDSLRTTLCLQYKPHYIAAGSIFLAATVLQNMELLTKKRKVWWLEFEVAPKQLKEVIQQMMLKLLKQDRKKAPRTACGRNTQSEALAQKSVVSSNQTYISSGSTSDCHSSHGTLVEAGGVKSNSSLNQEKVDNCLSVKEALPCQMSDGGSASSVVEDGDGQIEPQRVESDCNSSYKIVSVHNNHTKIDTNRIREAIKRRRDTAANKKFVEEVNAEIDSEAWIERELEHGIEQEYSSSIKKQRKV from the exons ATGACAGATGAGGCTCCAAGCTATACACGAAAGTGGTATTTCAGtagaaaagaaattgaagatcaATCCCCTTCCAGGAAGGATGGAATTGATTTCAAGTATGAGTCACACTTGCGGGAGTCATATTGCCAATTTCTTCAGAAGCTTGGCAAGAAGATTAATGT GCCTCAGGTGACAATAGCAGGTGGAATGCTGTTGTGCCATCGGTTTTATATACGTCAATCTCATGCTAAGAATGATTGGCAG ACAATTGCAACTGCAAGCATGTTTCTTGCTTCCAAAATGGAGGAGACACCACGATTCCTGAAGGATGTCGTTATTGCGGGTTATGAGTTGATGTATGAATGGGACAATTTAGCCCAGCAAAGAATAAAGAAACAAAGT GAGGTTTTTGATAAGCAGAAGGAATTAATCTTACTTGGGGAGAGACTTCTGTTGTCAACAATTGCATTTGATCTCGATAGTCAACTTCCATACAAGCCTCTTGTTGCAGCACTAAAGACATTGGAGCTGTCTGACCTTTCTAAAGTAGCATGGAATTTTGTGAATGATTC GCTTCGGACGACATTGTGCTTGCAGTATAAACCTCATTATATTGCTGCTGGTTCCATCTTCCTTGCTGCCACTGTTTTACAAAATATGGAGCTGCTTACAAAGAAGAGAAAGGTTTGGTGGCTGGAGTTTGAAGTAGCACCGAAACAGTTAAAAG AGGTCATCCAGCAGATGATGCTCAAGTTGTTAAAGCAAGACCGAAAAAAAGCACCACGAACTGCATGTGGGAGGAACACTCAATCTGAAGCTTTAGCTCAAAAGTCAGTGGTTAGTAGCAATCAAACATACATTTCAAGTGGATCAACTTCTGATTGCCATTCTAGCCATGGAACCCTGGTGGAGGCTGGAGGTGTAAAGTCTAATAGTAGCCTGAATCAGGAAAAAGTTGACAACTGTCTTAGTGTGAAAGAAGCTTTACCATGTCAGATGAGTGATGGTGGTAGTGCTAGTAGTGTTGTTGAGGATGGTGATGGTCAAATCGAGCCACAAAGAGTGGAGTCTGATTGCAACTCGAGCTATAAGATTGTTTCTGTTCATAATAACCATACGAAGATCGACACTAACAGGATCAGAGAGGCAATTAAAAGGAGACGTGACACAGCAGCAAACAAGAAGTTTGTAGAAGAGGTAAATGCTGAGATAGATAGTGAAGCCTGGATAGAGAGAGAGCTGGAACATGGAATAGAGCAAGAGTATTCTTCTTCAATAAAAAAACAGAGGAAGGTGTGA